From a single Phorcysia thermohydrogeniphila genomic region:
- the rfaE2 gene encoding D-glycero-beta-D-manno-heptose 1-phosphate adenylyltransferase, which yields MIRDIEELKKLVEDLKSQRKRIVFTNGCFDILHAGHVDYLEKAKSFGNVLIVGMNSDSSIRRIKGERRPIVPESYRARVLIGLKAVDYVFIFEDDTPYEVIKTVRPHVLVKGADWELEKIVGREFAERVERIPFEYDISTTKIIERIKERYCRD from the coding sequence ATTATTAGGGACATAGAGGAATTAAAAAAGCTCGTTGAGGACTTAAAGTCTCAGAGGAAAAGGATAGTTTTCACAAACGGGTGCTTTGACATACTTCACGCCGGTCATGTTGACTACTTGGAAAAGGCCAAGTCCTTTGGGAATGTTCTGATAGTCGGAATGAACAGCGATAGCTCTATAAGGAGGATAAAAGGGGAGAGGCGCCCAATAGTTCCAGAAAGTTACAGGGCAAGGGTTTTAATAGGTCTTAAGGCTGTGGACTACGTTTTTATATTTGAGGACGATACTCCTTATGAAGTGATTAAAACTGTTAGGCCTCACGTTCTTGTTAAGGGGGCGGACTGGGAACTTGAAAAGATTGTCGGAAGGGAGTTTGCCGAAAGGGTAGAGAGAATTCCCTTTGAGTATGACATTTCAACTACAAAAATAATAGAGAGAATAAAGGAAAGGTACTGTCGGGACTAA
- a CDS encoding LysM peptidoglycan-binding domain-containing protein, producing MALLLLLGTNEAQGTIYEIKIVKEKERQGAPSQLIIYKVKKGDTLYGILRKFHIPPIYLNKVVKINKLKNPNLIYVGQRLKLPVGKDSQGKTKSSPERYLIPSVKVVGGKVENEGVFFLGEKKIDYRETPKVEIGGKKFIVDLSKSLDEETRKALGDLGIEIIDGKKLKELIEEQIAGNFLDIKKNGKIILGLNDILTYHYDYMGYNKLSGQLTIINLKPDTPCGLLGLLRSYGIEVLQPKAPHLDIKKEGKGELKILPGEGLDKLNSLVEILLGEKGKVNELGLELPKSKIYVVYDYVDPEERVKLELSGYKVAVLSGNFLADVEKLLEIVPLANKRINLILYEPPLSKDKNFRSKLEIKGLLVSTGKKEWFLVDALDKPEEIPYLLERGINLIIY from the coding sequence TTGGCCCTCTTGTTACTCTTAGGAACGAATGAGGCACAAGGAACCATTTACGAGATAAAGATAGTCAAGGAAAAGGAACGTCAGGGAGCTCCCAGTCAGCTGATTATCTATAAGGTCAAGAAAGGAGATACCCTTTACGGTATCCTTAGGAAGTTCCATATCCCTCCCATCTACCTTAACAAAGTGGTTAAGATTAACAAACTAAAGAACCCCAACCTCATATACGTTGGCCAGCGCCTAAAACTCCCTGTAGGGAAAGACTCTCAGGGAAAGACAAAATCCTCCCCGGAAAGGTACTTGATTCCTTCAGTAAAAGTAGTCGGAGGTAAAGTAGAGAATGAAGGCGTTTTCTTCTTAGGAGAAAAGAAAATTGACTACAGGGAAACGCCTAAGGTAGAAATCGGTGGAAAAAAGTTTATTGTGGACCTTTCTAAAAGCTTAGACGAAGAAACACGGAAAGCCCTCGGCGACTTGGGAATAGAAATCATAGACGGCAAGAAACTCAAAGAGCTAATAGAAGAACAAATTGCAGGTAACTTCCTTGATATCAAGAAAAATGGAAAGATAATTCTGGGGCTAAACGATATTCTTACTTACCACTACGACTACATGGGCTACAACAAACTTTCAGGACAGTTGACCATTATTAACCTTAAACCCGATACTCCTTGTGGCCTTCTTGGACTTTTACGCTCCTACGGTATAGAAGTTCTCCAGCCGAAAGCTCCTCATCTTGATATTAAAAAGGAAGGGAAAGGAGAGCTAAAAATCCTCCCCGGTGAGGGTCTGGATAAGCTAAATAGCCTTGTAGAAATTCTCCTCGGAGAAAAGGGAAAAGTAAACGAGCTTGGACTGGAGCTCCCCAAAAGCAAGATATACGTTGTCTACGACTACGTTGACCCAGAGGAAAGGGTCAAGCTGGAGCTCTCAGGTTATAAGGTTGCCGTTCTTTCAGGAAACTTTTTGGCAGACGTTGAAAAACTTCTGGAAATCGTCCCCTTAGCAAACAAGAGAATTAATCTGATACTCTACGAACCTCCCCTTTCTAAGGACAAGAACTTCCGTTCAAAACTTGAAATAAAGGGACTCTTGGTTAGCACAGGAAAGAAGGAGTGGTTCTTGGTAGACGCATTAGATAAACCTGAAGAGATTCCATACCTGCTTGAGAGGGGAATAAACTTGATTATCTATTAA
- a CDS encoding phosphoglycerate kinase, with protein MSFSKMFRKMTLRDIPKEELEGKKVFVRVDFNVPIENGVIQNDKRIRAALPTINYLIDHGAKVVLCSHLDRPKGWDPKLTLKPVAERLSRLLEKEVKFIPDCVGEEVEWEVENLKPGEVALLENVRFYKEETKNDPEFAKKLAKLADIYVNDAFGTAHRKHASTFGIAQFVKVAVAGFLLEKEIKYLQRALENPERPLVLIIGGSKVSGKLEVIENLLKIVDKMLIGGGMAYTFLKAAGYNVGRSLVEEELLDTAKEIMEKANGNGVKLYLPVDSNNADEFSPMAHTKLTTYKEIPDDMMGLDIGPATVELFKEALADAKTILWNGPMGVFEFEKFRYGTMEVGKIVAEHKEALRIVGGGDSVAAIEMLGLEHQIDHVSTGGGAFLEFLSGKELPGVMALTDKQ; from the coding sequence ATGTCTTTCAGTAAGATGTTTAGAAAAATGACCTTAAGAGATATCCCAAAAGAAGAGCTTGAAGGAAAGAAAGTCTTTGTAAGGGTAGATTTTAACGTTCCCATTGAGAACGGAGTAATCCAGAACGACAAGCGTATAAGGGCAGCTCTCCCTACAATTAACTACCTCATAGACCACGGAGCAAAAGTAGTTCTCTGTTCTCACCTTGATAGACCTAAAGGCTGGGATCCTAAGCTGACGTTAAAGCCCGTTGCTGAGAGGCTCTCAAGGCTTTTAGAGAAGGAGGTTAAGTTTATTCCCGATTGCGTTGGCGAGGAAGTTGAGTGGGAAGTTGAGAACCTAAAGCCGGGTGAGGTTGCTCTCCTTGAAAACGTTAGGTTCTACAAGGAAGAGACTAAAAACGACCCTGAGTTTGCGAAGAAGCTTGCTAAGCTTGCCGACATCTACGTTAATGACGCCTTTGGAACGGCTCACAGAAAACACGCCTCTACCTTTGGTATAGCTCAGTTTGTAAAAGTTGCTGTTGCTGGGTTCCTCTTAGAGAAGGAGATAAAGTACCTCCAGAGAGCTCTTGAAAATCCGGAGAGACCTCTCGTTCTTATCATCGGTGGTTCAAAAGTTTCAGGAAAGCTTGAGGTCATAGAGAATCTCCTCAAGATTGTTGACAAGATGCTTATAGGCGGTGGAATGGCTTACACCTTCTTAAAGGCTGCAGGTTATAACGTAGGTAGGTCCCTTGTTGAAGAGGAGCTCCTTGACACGGCTAAGGAAATAATGGAAAAAGCCAACGGTAACGGCGTTAAACTCTACCTGCCGGTTGACAGCAACAATGCCGATGAGTTTTCACCGATGGCACACACTAAGCTGACAACTTACAAGGAAATACCTGACGACATGATGGGACTTGACATAGGGCCTGCTACTGTAGAGCTCTTTAAGGAAGCCCTTGCGGATGCCAAGACTATCCTCTGGAACGGTCCTATGGGAGTCTTTGAGTTTGAAAAGTTCCGCTACGGAACTATGGAGGTAGGAAAGATAGTTGCCGAGCATAAAGAGGCTCTTCGTATCGTTGGAGGTGGAGACAGCGTTGCAGCGATAGAGATGTTAGGACTTGAGCATCAGATTGACCACGTCTCAACCGGCGGCGGAGCTTTTCTTGAGTTTTTATCCGGTAAGGAACTTCCCGGCGTTATGGCTTTAACCGATAAACAGTAA
- the truD gene encoding tRNA pseudouridine(13) synthase TruD: protein MAKIKQKPEDFEVTEVLKEPLKKEGAFLVYKLWKKGLETEEAIRKVANLCRVPVKVISKGGLKDKNAVTVQFIAVPEKFRLKELSFPNLKLTFAGRRNKPLNPSEVAGNFFRITVRGAPFPPEERVNVLKTYGIPNYYGEQRFTPVRGNTFFVEYIAKGDLEGALLYLFKPAGWEGSRSRKGKRAFLKGDYGTAEKFLTGWRKMVANFLRKNPDRLKEAFNLIPPSEIEFQFNVFQSFLFNEWLKELIQSKTCKFVRFRYKLGDMLFPLEKVEIPETLPVFHPEVSVPFYESKLREIGIKREEMKSYSKLFHSFSRRTFVPVKDFKLSKGVDGIRLSFFLPSGAYATNVLRFLLDAV, encoded by the coding sequence TTGGCGAAAATAAAACAAAAGCCTGAAGATTTTGAAGTTACAGAAGTCTTAAAAGAGCCCCTTAAGAAGGAAGGGGCTTTTCTGGTCTATAAGCTCTGGAAAAAGGGACTTGAGACGGAAGAGGCGATAAGAAAAGTTGCTAACCTTTGTAGAGTTCCCGTAAAAGTAATTTCAAAAGGAGGTTTAAAGGACAAAAACGCCGTTACTGTTCAGTTCATAGCCGTTCCTGAGAAGTTCAGGTTAAAAGAGCTATCCTTCCCAAACTTAAAGCTTACCTTTGCAGGAAGGAGAAATAAACCTTTAAACCCTTCAGAAGTTGCAGGAAACTTTTTCAGGATAACTGTAAGGGGAGCTCCTTTCCCTCCAGAGGAGAGAGTAAATGTTCTGAAAACTTACGGAATTCCGAACTACTACGGTGAGCAGAGGTTTACTCCGGTAAGGGGTAATACCTTCTTTGTGGAGTACATTGCTAAGGGAGATTTAGAGGGAGCTCTTCTCTACCTCTTTAAACCTGCCGGCTGGGAGGGTTCAAGGAGCCGTAAAGGTAAAAGAGCTTTCTTAAAAGGGGATTACGGGACGGCCGAAAAGTTTCTTACAGGCTGGAGAAAGATGGTAGCCAATTTCCTGAGAAAAAACCCTGATAGACTAAAAGAGGCTTTTAACTTAATTCCTCCTTCAGAGATTGAGTTTCAGTTTAACGTTTTCCAGAGTTTTCTTTTCAACGAGTGGCTTAAAGAGTTAATCCAGTCTAAGACGTGTAAATTCGTAAGGTTTAGGTACAAGTTAGGAGATATGCTCTTTCCTTTAGAGAAAGTTGAGATTCCGGAAACCCTTCCGGTGTTCCATCCAGAAGTTTCTGTTCCCTTCTACGAGAGTAAGCTAAGGGAAATTGGAATTAAAAGGGAAGAAATGAAAAGTTACTCTAAACTCTTTCATAGTTTCTCACGCAGGACTTTTGTCCCTGTTAAGGACTTTAAACTTTCTAAGGGCGTGGATGGGATAAGGCTTTCCTTTTTCCTCCCCTCCGGGGCTTACGCGACGAACGTCCTAAGGTTTCTCCTTGATGCAGTATAA
- a CDS encoding N-glycosylase/DNA lyase: MVTELLKLLKSFTEQEIALLESKDRQYRALKKLFSAIKEPELFLKLVVVNALLSYQLQMKGEDYWETFSRFFSKSPKLENFEEFLKLYNKRFLPAKLKRLKKVIRCIEKITEEKSILAFGNNLKELVRELSSCLNQKEDSKTIVFAAKMFMYGYRIAFGEEPKGADEIGIPLDSRLSKINPDKRFWEELSEKSGIPQIHLDAVFWIPAGMKEEEMKELPENLREKLEKLQQILSSG, translated from the coding sequence GTGGTTACAGAGCTCTTAAAACTCCTTAAGTCATTTACAGAACAAGAGATTGCACTCCTTGAGTCCAAAGATAGACAGTACAGAGCTCTTAAAAAGCTTTTCTCCGCCATAAAAGAGCCGGAGCTCTTCTTAAAGCTCGTGGTTGTAAATGCCCTCCTCTCCTACCAGCTCCAGATGAAAGGGGAAGACTACTGGGAAACCTTTTCCCGCTTTTTCTCAAAAAGTCCCAAACTTGAAAATTTTGAGGAGTTTTTAAAGCTCTACAACAAACGGTTTCTCCCCGCAAAGCTTAAAAGGCTTAAGAAAGTTATCAGGTGCATAGAGAAGATAACCGAAGAAAAGAGCATTCTCGCCTTTGGAAATAACCTAAAAGAACTTGTTAGAGAACTCTCCTCCTGTCTAAACCAGAAAGAGGACAGCAAAACAATCGTCTTCGCCGCAAAGATGTTTATGTACGGCTACAGAATAGCCTTCGGGGAAGAACCAAAAGGAGCTGATGAGATAGGTATACCTCTTGACTCAAGACTATCAAAAATTAACCCAGACAAAAGGTTCTGGGAGGAACTTTCAGAAAAAAGCGGTATTCCTCAGATACACCTTGACGCCGTTTTCTGGATTCCGGCAGGAATGAAGGAAGAAGAGATGAAGGAGCTCCCAGAAAACTTAAGGGAAAAGCTGGAGAAGTTACAGCAAATCCTTAGTAGCGGTTGA
- a CDS encoding HNH endonuclease yields MVLYPTLVLDKTYLPITIFSHKKAFLLDYLNRCEVLEYYSSITISSPRLEYPAPLVIRIPVLMRHWQTTSPTRRAVFIRDNFICAYCGKVVKDSEATIDHIVPKSKGGKWEWENLVTCCSSCNQKKGDRTPQEAGMSLLYKPKRPTGLQIALNRWKGRMNREFLSVLSTYGVDFGTVAI; encoded by the coding sequence ATGGTCCTGTACCCAACCCTTGTTCTTGATAAGACCTACCTTCCGATAACCATATTCTCCCATAAAAAGGCCTTCCTCCTTGACTACCTTAACAGGTGTGAAGTTCTTGAGTACTATAGCTCCATTACGATTTCTTCGCCTAGATTAGAGTATCCAGCTCCTTTGGTTATAAGAATTCCCGTTCTGATGAGGCACTGGCAAACTACCTCTCCAACGAGGAGAGCGGTTTTCATAAGGGACAACTTTATCTGTGCTTACTGCGGGAAGGTTGTTAAAGATAGTGAAGCAACGATAGACCACATCGTCCCAAAGAGTAAAGGGGGAAAGTGGGAGTGGGAAAACTTGGTAACCTGTTGCAGTAGTTGCAACCAGAAAAAGGGTGATAGAACGCCTCAAGAGGCTGGGATGTCACTTCTCTATAAGCCAAAGAGACCAACGGGCTTACAGATAGCTTTAAATAGGTGGAAAGGAAGGATGAATAGAGAGTTTCTGAGTGTCCTAAGTACCTACGGGGTTGACTTTGGAACGGTGGCAATTTAG
- the guaB gene encoding IMP dehydrogenase, which translates to MLGREIKEALTFDDVLLVPNYSEVLPTQVDVRTKLTKRITLNIPIMSAAMDTVTEAELAIAIAREGGIGIIHKNMTIEEQAEEVDKVKRSESGMIVKPVTVRPDQTIAEAEALMRKYKISGLPVTNEEGKLVGIITNRDIRFVKDFSKKISEVMTKENLKTVPVGTTLEEAKEILQKYKIEKLPVVDENGYLKGLITIKDIEKKEKYPNACKDELGRLMVGAAVGVGDEAVRRAEALIEAGVDVIVIDTAHGHSKGVIKTVERLKELFPDVDLIAGNVATPEGTEALIKAGADAVKVGIGPGSICTTRIVAGVGVPQLTAIAECAEVADKYGISIIADGGIKFSGDIAKAIGAGARAVMIGSLFAGTKESPGELVLYQGRSYKAYRGMGSLGAMKKGSKDRYFQSEVDEKKLVPEGIEGMVPYRGPLADTIHQLVGGLKAGMGYCGAANIEEMRKKARFVRITHAGLKESHVHDVIITKEAPNYWIER; encoded by the coding sequence ATGCTTGGCAGGGAAATAAAGGAAGCCCTCACCTTTGACGACGTTCTCCTCGTTCCAAACTACTCAGAGGTGCTTCCCACCCAAGTTGATGTAAGGACAAAGCTTACAAAGAGAATTACTCTCAACATTCCAATAATGAGCGCCGCAATGGACACAGTTACCGAGGCGGAGCTTGCAATCGCCATCGCAAGGGAAGGTGGCATAGGTATCATCCACAAGAACATGACGATTGAGGAGCAGGCAGAAGAGGTTGACAAGGTTAAGCGCTCTGAAAGTGGAATGATAGTAAAACCTGTAACCGTAAGGCCTGACCAGACAATCGCCGAAGCCGAAGCTTTAATGAGGAAGTACAAGATTTCTGGCCTTCCGGTTACCAACGAGGAAGGGAAGCTGGTAGGAATAATTACAAACAGGGATATAAGGTTCGTAAAGGACTTCTCAAAGAAAATAAGTGAGGTAATGACAAAAGAAAACTTAAAGACCGTTCCTGTCGGAACTACATTGGAAGAGGCAAAGGAGATTCTCCAGAAGTACAAGATAGAGAAGCTCCCCGTTGTTGATGAGAACGGTTACCTAAAAGGTCTCATAACGATTAAGGACATTGAGAAGAAAGAAAAGTACCCAAACGCCTGTAAAGATGAGCTTGGAAGGTTGATGGTAGGAGCTGCCGTTGGTGTTGGAGACGAGGCCGTAAGGAGGGCAGAAGCCCTCATAGAGGCAGGAGTTGACGTCATAGTTATAGACACAGCCCACGGCCACTCCAAAGGGGTAATTAAGACAGTTGAGAGGTTAAAGGAGCTCTTCCCCGACGTTGACCTAATTGCCGGAAACGTTGCAACCCCAGAAGGAACGGAAGCTCTCATAAAGGCAGGAGCAGACGCAGTTAAAGTCGGTATAGGTCCCGGTTCTATCTGCACGACAAGAATCGTTGCAGGTGTTGGAGTTCCACAGCTTACAGCAATTGCAGAGTGTGCAGAGGTGGCAGACAAGTACGGAATTTCCATCATAGCCGACGGAGGGATAAAGTTCTCCGGAGATATTGCCAAGGCGATTGGAGCTGGAGCAAGGGCTGTAATGATAGGAAGCCTCTTTGCAGGAACTAAGGAGTCACCCGGAGAGCTCGTCCTCTACCAAGGAAGGAGCTACAAGGCCTACAGGGGAATGGGCTCCCTTGGCGCAATGAAGAAGGGAAGCAAAGACAGGTACTTCCAGTCTGAGGTGGACGAGAAGAAGCTCGTCCCAGAGGGCATTGAGGGAATGGTCCCATACAGAGGCCCTCTCGCAGACACTATCCACCAGCTCGTAGGAGGCCTTAAGGCCGGAATGGGTTACTGTGGAGCTGCAAACATTGAGGAGATGAGGAAGAAAGCACGCTTTGTCAGGATAACTCACGCAGGACTAAAGGAGTCCCACGTCCACGACGTTATCATCACTAAGGAAGCTCCAAACTACTGGATTGAGAGATAA
- the trmFO gene encoding FADH(2)-oxidizing methylenetetrahydrofolate--tRNA-(uracil(54)-C(5))-methyltransferase TrmFO: MKGKEVINVIGAGLAGVEAAWRIAQSGHKVRLFEMRPKKTTPAHKTDKFAELVCSNTLGGKELTTPRGLLKAEMELLDSLVVEAAKKTEVPAGGALAVDRDKFADYITEKIENHPNIEVIREEVKEIPEEGITIVATGPLTSDEFSEYLRNYLGEKELYFYDAISPIVYADTIDYSKCFWGSRYGKGGDDYLNCPMTEEEYERFYNTLMEAEKVPLKDFEKACYFEGCMPIEEMAERGKQTLLFGPLRPVGIIDPRTGKQPFAVVQLRKENKEGTLLNLVGFQTKLKYPEQKRVFRLIPGLENAEFARYGSIHRNTFINSPKLLLRTLQLKKNPKVLFAGQITGVEGYPESAASGIIAGMNAVRLLEGKTPVYPPETTMIGALLKYITEADPKSFQPMNANFGLLPPPEKRIRGKKERRAYLAEKALKDMKEWLKELS, translated from the coding sequence TTGAAAGGAAAGGAAGTTATAAACGTAATTGGAGCTGGGCTTGCAGGGGTTGAAGCTGCTTGGAGGATAGCCCAAAGTGGCCACAAGGTTAGACTCTTTGAGATGAGACCGAAGAAGACAACCCCTGCCCACAAGACGGACAAGTTTGCAGAGCTCGTCTGCAGTAACACCCTCGGCGGGAAGGAGCTAACGACCCCAAGGGGACTTTTAAAGGCTGAGATGGAGCTCCTTGACTCCTTAGTCGTTGAAGCTGCCAAGAAAACGGAAGTTCCGGCAGGGGGAGCTCTCGCCGTAGATAGGGATAAGTTCGCAGACTACATAACAGAAAAAATAGAAAACCATCCAAATATTGAGGTAATAAGGGAAGAGGTAAAAGAGATACCGGAAGAGGGAATAACGATTGTCGCGACTGGCCCTCTTACCTCAGATGAATTTTCTGAATACTTAAGGAACTACTTGGGAGAGAAGGAGCTCTACTTCTACGACGCAATTTCGCCGATAGTCTATGCAGACACGATTGACTACTCAAAGTGCTTCTGGGGCTCCCGTTACGGGAAAGGTGGAGACGACTACCTAAACTGTCCCATGACGGAAGAGGAGTACGAGAGGTTCTACAACACCCTGATGGAGGCCGAAAAAGTTCCCCTTAAGGACTTTGAGAAGGCCTGCTACTTTGAAGGCTGCATGCCAATAGAAGAAATGGCAGAGAGGGGAAAGCAGACGCTACTTTTTGGGCCTTTAAGGCCTGTCGGAATTATTGACCCGAGAACCGGAAAACAGCCCTTTGCCGTAGTCCAGCTCAGGAAAGAGAACAAGGAAGGAACGCTACTAAACCTTGTCGGCTTCCAGACAAAGCTCAAATACCCAGAGCAGAAAAGGGTTTTCAGACTTATACCCGGCCTTGAAAATGCCGAGTTCGCCCGTTACGGAAGTATCCACAGGAACACATTTATAAACTCCCCTAAGCTCCTCCTGAGAACTCTCCAGTTAAAGAAGAACCCAAAAGTCCTATTTGCCGGTCAGATAACCGGCGTGGAAGGTTACCCCGAGTCGGCCGCAAGCGGTATCATAGCCGGAATGAACGCAGTTAGACTCCTTGAGGGTAAAACCCCAGTCTACCCTCCAGAGACAACGATGATAGGCGCTTTGCTAAAATACATCACCGAAGCTGACCCCAAGAGCTTTCAACCAATGAACGCAAACTTTGGCCTTCTCCCTCCACCGGAAAAGAGAATAAGGGGGAAGAAAGAGAGAAGGGCTTACTTAGCAGAAAAAGCCTTGAAGGACATGAAAGAATGGTTAAAAGAGCTGTCCTGA
- the serA gene encoding phosphoglycerate dehydrogenase, with amino-acid sequence MSVYKVLITEHIAEAGIELLKSQPDIEVTYEPELFRDFEKILEIIPEYDALITRSGTPVTEELLERAKRLKVVGRAGVGVDNIDLNAASRRGILVVNAPTGNTLAATEHTMGMMIAAARLIPYAHKSLKEERKWERKKFMGVELAGKTLGIIGFGRIGSRVGIRAKAFDMKVIAYDPYIKREKAERLGVELVDDLEELLRRSDIITVHTPLTEETKNMITKKEIEKMKDGVIILNIARGGIINEKDLYDALVSGKVRAAAVDVFSKEPATDNILLDAPNIIVTPHIGANTYESQTNVAVIIANQVLAALRGEEVEFAVNAPYEDTAAAKVLKPFMDLAEKLGLFAVQVACSRSKEIVLEFRGEISEDTKPLTTAFLKGFLQKMVDIPVNLINAPFLAKEKGISIVEVKRPEGINFKKLIRVTCKSESGEFSIAGTVMDEKFPKIVEINGFLFDLTPEGKLLLIKNFDVPGVIGKLGSILGRYNVNIAGFQLGRMEKGKEAKGVILVDDDVPPEAIGEIKGIPEILEVKQINL; translated from the coding sequence ATGTCTGTATATAAAGTTCTCATTACAGAGCACATAGCAGAGGCCGGAATAGAGCTCCTTAAGAGCCAGCCCGACATTGAGGTAACCTACGAGCCGGAGCTCTTTAGGGACTTTGAAAAGATCTTAGAAATAATCCCTGAGTACGACGCCCTCATTACCCGTAGCGGAACTCCCGTAACGGAAGAGTTATTAGAAAGGGCAAAGAGGCTGAAAGTTGTAGGAAGGGCAGGGGTTGGAGTTGACAACATTGACCTTAACGCAGCTTCCCGCAGGGGAATCTTGGTTGTAAACGCCCCAACCGGTAACACCTTGGCGGCCACAGAACACACAATGGGAATGATGATTGCCGCCGCAAGGCTAATTCCTTATGCTCACAAGTCCTTAAAGGAAGAGAGGAAGTGGGAAAGGAAGAAGTTTATGGGTGTTGAGCTTGCCGGTAAGACCCTTGGAATAATCGGCTTTGGAAGGATAGGTTCTCGCGTAGGTATAAGGGCTAAAGCCTTTGATATGAAGGTGATAGCCTACGACCCCTATATAAAGAGGGAAAAGGCCGAAAGGCTTGGGGTTGAACTTGTTGACGACCTTGAGGAGCTCCTAAGGCGCTCCGACATCATAACGGTTCACACTCCCCTGACCGAAGAGACAAAGAACATGATAACCAAGAAAGAAATAGAGAAGATGAAGGACGGCGTTATAATCCTCAACATCGCAAGGGGAGGAATAATAAACGAGAAAGACCTCTACGATGCCTTAGTTAGTGGTAAGGTAAGGGCTGCTGCAGTTGACGTCTTCTCCAAAGAGCCCGCAACTGACAACATCCTCCTTGACGCTCCAAACATCATCGTAACTCCCCACATTGGAGCTAACACCTACGAGTCCCAGACAAACGTAGCTGTAATAATTGCAAATCAGGTTCTTGCCGCCTTAAGGGGAGAAGAGGTAGAGTTTGCAGTTAACGCTCCTTACGAGGACACTGCTGCCGCGAAGGTGTTAAAGCCCTTTATGGACCTTGCCGAAAAGCTCGGACTCTTTGCCGTTCAGGTTGCCTGCTCACGTTCTAAGGAGATTGTCCTTGAGTTCAGGGGAGAGATTTCAGAGGATACAAAGCCCCTTACGACTGCCTTCCTTAAAGGTTTCTTGCAGAAGATGGTTGATATACCGGTTAACCTCATAAACGCTCCCTTCCTTGCAAAGGAGAAGGGCATTTCCATAGTAGAGGTTAAAAGACCTGAGGGCATAAACTTTAAGAAGCTCATAAGGGTAACCTGTAAGTCCGAAAGTGGAGAGTTCTCTATTGCCGGAACGGTTATGGATGAGAAGTTTCCAAAGATTGTTGAGATTAATGGATTCCTCTTTGACCTTACACCAGAAGGCAAACTTCTCCTCATCAAGAACTTTGACGTTCCCGGCGTAATAGGGAAGCTTGGCTCAATCCTTGGTAGGTACAACGTGAACATTGCCGGCTTCCAGCTTGGAAGGATGGAAAAGGGTAAAGAGGCAAAAGGAGTTATCTTGGTGGACGACGACGTTCCACCGGAGGCAATTGGGGAGATAAAGGGCATTCCTGAGATACTAGAGGTTAAGCAGATAAATCTTTAG
- a CDS encoding TlyA family RNA methyltransferase, which produces MAGKGRLDKLLVERGLVKSRERAKALIMAGKILVDGKVVDKAGASVPLDAKIEIKGEDIPYVSRGGLKLETAIKAFNLDVRGFTCLDVGASTGGFTDCLLQYGAEKVYAVDVGKGQLDWKLRNDPRVVSIEGFNARYLTDKEVPEKVDLVVVDVSFISLTKILPVVKQFLKPCGKIVALIKPQFELTKREVDRGKGVIKDPSLHKRAIEKILNFSREIGLYPENLTLSKPRGPKGNKEFLVLLSQNPEDDRVNENTVNDVISLEE; this is translated from the coding sequence ATGGCAGGTAAAGGAAGGCTTGATAAGCTCCTCGTTGAGAGGGGACTTGTAAAGAGCAGGGAGAGGGCGAAAGCCCTCATAATGGCCGGGAAGATTCTCGTTGACGGGAAAGTTGTAGATAAGGCGGGGGCTTCTGTCCCCTTAGACGCCAAGATAGAAATAAAGGGAGAGGACATTCCCTACGTTTCCCGCGGTGGCCTTAAGCTGGAAACGGCTATAAAGGCCTTTAACCTTGACGTTAGGGGATTTACCTGCCTTGACGTTGGTGCTTCAACTGGAGGGTTTACCGACTGCCTCCTTCAATACGGTGCAGAGAAGGTTTACGCCGTTGACGTTGGCAAAGGACAGCTTGACTGGAAGCTGAGAAACGACCCAAGGGTGGTTTCAATAGAGGGCTTTAATGCAAGGTATCTTACGGATAAGGAAGTTCCGGAGAAGGTTGACCTTGTAGTTGTTGATGTTTCGTTTATTTCTCTCACCAAAATTCTTCCAGTCGTAAAGCAATTTTTAAAGCCTTGCGGGAAAATAGTAGCCCTGATTAAGCCCCAGTTTGAGCTGACAAAAAGGGAGGTTGATAGGGGAAAAGGGGTTATTAAAGACCCTTCTCTTCATAAAAGGGCGATTGAAAAGATTCTTAACTTTTCAAGGGAGATAGGCCTCTACCCAGAAAACCTTACACTATCAAAGCCGAGAGGGCCGAAAGGAAATAAGGAGTTCCTTGTTCTACTTTCTCAAAATCCAGAGGATGATAGAGTAAACGAGAACACCGTGAACGACGTTATCAGCTTGGAGGAGTAA